Within the Maledivibacter sp. genome, the region TCAAATATGGCTTGAACTTAAACTCTTTGGAATTCTAGCTGTTGTTGGAATAGCATTGGTTTTAAATAATTCAATAACTAGCACCATTGCAATTATAATCATGGGGACCTTTATTTGTTCAGAACGTTTCTTAGAACGTATAAGTGCAATAGTTATGAAAAGCAGTAATTACAGATTTGAAAATGGCGTTAAAACAGATATACAAGAGAAAATTAATCGTAATAATAAAGTAGATGAGCATAAGAGCATTGATTTGATAAACGAAAAAATAGAATTAAAATCAAATTTACTTAAACCTGTAAGAAATCATTTAGACATTGAAAAAAGAGAACATGTACTTAAGAGCATTGACGAACTATCTCAATTATATGGCAACAGTAAGTTGTTCATGAACATAAAGATGATTAAGAAGAAAGAGACTATTTTATATGACTCAATTTTGGAATTAGAGAGTGGTCAAGTGGTAATGTTTGAAATTCGAGAGTCTAGTATCAGCAAAATAGGATTTATTGAAAAAGACGTAAAATATATGTTAAGAGAGTTGAGAAAATACTATGGGAAACAAAGAAACATTAGTTGTGTGGCAATCGTATATTCTGATGAGGACTTTGATTTTTACACTATGGGTGACATTTGTATTTTAAAAAGCGAAAGTGCCATTTATGATACTTTTAAAGAGGTGAGGAAATGGATAGACTTAAAGGTTGGATAAAGGATAAGCTAAAAAAACAATCAATTCTAGGATCGGCTACCTATAACAACATTATATATGTCTTATTGTTTCTATTTTTTTTGTTTATGCTATTGATAATACCTTCTGTGTTTATTTCTATTCCAATTTCTATTATATATTATCATGTTTACGATGCTAATTTAAAATTAATTATTTTTGTTGTATTCGTTATTCTATTGATATTTCTATTAAATAGATCATTAAAACACCATAACAGAAAAATAGAGATTTCTGAAAACTTGTTTTTGGTGAATAATGATACAACTAAGTATTTACCTATATTTGAAGTGCTTGAGAGAGAAGAGCTATGTGGTGAAATTGATGTATATATCACGAAAAAAGAGAACGAAAAAATTAGTATTGAAGTTAGTCGTCAAAGATCGGTACTTATAATTGGAGAAGAATTTTATGATAAAAAAATTGAGAATATCAAATCACTTATTTATCATGAAATATTCCATCATAGATTTTGGTTATTTCAAGCTATTAACTTTACTTTTAAAAACTCTCTAAAAGAAATTAATCACAAAAAAAATCAAGTAAATAAAAGGTATGGATGTGCATTTGATTTACTTGGTATAACTTATTTAAATCGATCAATAGAATTGATGAATGAGGTGATAATAACTATTACTTATACAGTAGTGTCGTTATATAGTTCGTTTATAAATGAAACATTTGCAGATTTTTATGCAATTGATAAAACGAAAAGTTCAGGAATAATAAGATTTCTAAGATCGAAAACCAAGGGTGAATGTTATGATTATAAAATGTATGACGATTCTCATCTAGAGCCTAAAATGAGAATTAGAATTTTAGAAGAATATTTCAGTCATAAGTACATGAAGCGGGATCATAAGCTTTGGTTTACAAAACTGATAATCATATTCGTTGCAGTTGTGCTATCATCATTTGCTTTCTCAAAACTTATGATATTAATTTCTCAAAAATATTCGAGCATACCAGTTGAGTATTTGAAGAATAAATGGATTGCATTATTCAATAATAATGAAAAAATTGCACTTGCATATTTTCTGTTGTTTACATCTGTGCTAGGTTCAGTTTTCGGGATAAGAAAATGGTTTAGCTTAAGTTATTATAATGCATCATCAATAGCTGAAATTCGTAAAAATGCAATATTTTATACATCACTATCTTTGTTTATGGGGTGCATAGGATTGATGATTCTTATTGGTCAAAATATTATTTTACTAATTTTGGCATTAGTTTTTGGGATAATTTTTAGAGCATCAAACTAATCTAGAACATTAATGAAGATATAAAGTTTAATAGACTATGCCCCATCCTTTTTAAGACAAGTTGGAAGAGGAGAGAGAAGTGTTACATTTTTGACTCTTGTAAAATTGACCAATGGGTTAGGTGTAACCATAGACTATTCTCTAACGGATTTAGTAAAAACACAAGATGAACAGCTAATGAAACAGATGTTAAAGCTCATGATGGTAGGACAAGCAAGGAAAAGGAAATGGTACTGAATTTAGTTAAGCTTGTATTTTGGGATTTGGATGAGTGATAACTCAGTATCTTGATGAAAGTATTAAAAAGTAAATAATTCTTTAACTAGAAATTCCTATAGGATTTATAAATCATAGGAATTTTTTTGCAATAAATTGTATTTTCACAAAATTTATGAAATATTGACAAAATACATAGAGGGATTTTACAAAATTTACATAATTAATATAGTAAATGATTAGTAGGATAATTTTCTAATATTTTCAGTGTAATATTACTGACATATGTTGAGGATATAATAGTTAGATAACAAACAGGAAAGGAGAGAATTATATGGTTGAGTATGATAAAAGAAAGTTTAAAGTATTAGAAAAAAATATTAGGCACTCAAATAGATATATCTACTCTAAAGAAGTAAATAGTATTATTGACGAAATTATGGAAATTTCAAAATCACATATTATAGAAATTGGACAAGATGTTGAGTTATATCGATGTCAGGTTGGATGCATATATAAAGAAGATGAAAGCAATTATGATATATTACCATATGAAAAATTAAGAATGTTTCCAAGAAAGAATATAGCTAATGAAGGACGAGCTAATCCTAAAGGTATACCATATTTATATATGGCTACTGATATGAAAACTGCTATGTGTGAAGTAAGAGCTTGGCCTGGACTTGATGTATCATGCTGTGTTTTTAAGCCTAAGCAAAAGTTAAAATTAATAGATTTAACTAAACAATATAAAGCTGGACTAATTATCGATTTTAAAAAAAATTTAGTATTATCTAATGATTCTTCCGAAGATTTGTGGGGAGAAATAAATAATGCATTTTCTTTTCCAATATTAAGTACGGACAATTCGGCAGATTATTCTATAACGCAAGTAATTGCAGAGATAATTAAGAATGAGGGTTATGATGGTTTATTATATAACTCATATTTTACAAAGAATACTTCGAGAGGCAAGAATATTGTTTTATTTGATAAAGATAAGGTAAAGATTTGTTATGGACATGTTGTTGAAATTAAAAAATTAGATATAGATATTAAACAGGTTGGAAATACAGTTTGGTATGAATAATTGTTTATCACCTAACACAGCAGTTTCTAACACAAGCCTTTGACACCAAATTTTCTTGATAAATGGTAGATAGTTGGTGGGTAAAGTCGACGCCAAATTGTACGGGCCATTAGCGTGAAGAACTGTGGAAACGTTACAGAGCATTAAACTAATGTATTTGGAAAAATGTATATTATTAACTTTAAGGAGGAGAATTATGTGGCCTTTAGGAGACTATGAAAGATTAGTGAGTGAAATTAAACGCCGTGAAAACATGAATATACCTGTTACATTTGGAATACTAATAGCAGATTATAGACAAGTAAAATGTAGAGAGTATATATTAAATTATATAAATCGATTCAACTATAAATCTGATAGGTATATTAACTTTTATTTGCCAGGATATTTAGAAGAAGATATATCTAGAAAAAGAAAAGATAAGATAAGGATACACGAAAAAGAATATTATTTTGATGAAGAGATTTACATGAGATTTTTATATAAATTAGAAAGTGATTTTGAAATTGATTATCCATATAATCCTGTTCTATTATTACTTGAATATGATAGAGGAAACTTTAAAAAATCTAAGAGGATAGTAATAGAATTAGATAAAGATGGAGCAGATATAAAATTAGTTGGGGAACTATTTGAGAGAATATTTTCATATGCTACTAGTAGCTCTTCAATAAATAATATCTCAAACAAATTAATGAAAACTGAAATAACAGATGGATTGCTTGACAGTATTATTGCTGCTATTGATAATAGCTATTTAACAGCTATATATGATAAAGCTAATAATATTGCTAAATACAAACTAAAAAAATAATGTTTAAGACATCATGTAACATAGCAGTCCAAGAGATAAACTTCTGTCCCTATTTCGCTGGATATAAGGTAGCCATTGATAAGCAAAATCAGTGAAAAACCTAAGTATGTTTACGTCGGGAACTGTGAGAACGTTAGCTGAAATGCATTTATTAAGGTGATAACTATGAATAAAAAAGAGTGGAATAATAGAATTGCAAATAGAAGTGATTTTACTGCAGGATTAGTACATTTAACAAAATCTAATAAAGATAAAAATAAGTCTTCATTGGAAATATTAATGAAGATTTTAAAAGAGCAAAACCTAATAGGTAGTACAATTAATTCAGGTTATATAGTAGTAGATATTCCAGCAGTTTGTCTTCAAGATACTCTGTTATATTTATTAGCTAACTGTTAACTTAACAGCCCACAATATGACTTATGATAAATAGGATGTTAGAAAAAATCACATTGGTGACTGTAGGAACATTAGGTGAAATATCAAAAAATACTAGGTAATATTGATTGTAAGATAGATTTAAT harbors:
- a CDS encoding RES family NAD+ phosphorylase translates to MVEYDKRKFKVLEKNIRHSNRYIYSKEVNSIIDEIMEISKSHIIEIGQDVELYRCQVGCIYKEDESNYDILPYEKLRMFPRKNIANEGRANPKGIPYLYMATDMKTAMCEVRAWPGLDVSCCVFKPKQKLKLIDLTKQYKAGLIIDFKKNLVLSNDSSEDLWGEINNAFSFPILSTDNSADYSITQVIAEIIKNEGYDGLLYNSYFTKNTSRGKNIVLFDKDKVKICYGHVVEIKKLDIDIKQVGNTVWYE